One window from the genome of Synechococcus sp. PROS-7-1 encodes:
- a CDS encoding carbohydrate porin, producing the protein MAQSPPPSGNPAASQSAPGTGELGRLLGLPEDGALRLSGVWVGNATEQWSGGFSRSTDEAQELLVEASLDLGKAIGLENTWIWVQGLQVNATSNAGTASGSVQGSNSLAAAPPLDRTELFEYAIRKDFFQGRLRVVAGKQSASTVFANINRPDATDDPRYEVSSLTSLAFTPVYSMPTLLGRLPGYTNSALGLRFTLQPGWFDDRSYLSAGVFDGRGGLGAASVQTGLTSPSLSGPLFNIMEVGSGWLVGDARKPGSFGVGVWSQGGESLLCDHNNPQQCISDLGAWGMYVLLDQRLSSFRSDQDSSGVNAFVSAGWSPSITNQMNASITGGFTLQGPLEARPNDSLGVGLSWARLNTRGFLSETYNSHELMLQGYAQIALAEALFLQPTITLLPRVGYKDAGNDSLSGLLQLTMLF; encoded by the coding sequence CGGCAGCGTCCCAGAGCGCTCCTGGGACTGGAGAACTCGGGCGTTTGCTAGGGCTCCCTGAAGATGGGGCTCTCCGACTCAGTGGTGTTTGGGTGGGGAACGCTACGGAGCAGTGGTCTGGAGGATTTTCCAGGTCCACCGATGAAGCGCAGGAACTGCTTGTGGAGGCAAGCCTGGATCTGGGCAAAGCGATTGGTCTGGAGAACACCTGGATCTGGGTTCAGGGACTGCAGGTGAATGCCACGTCCAACGCCGGAACGGCCAGTGGCAGTGTTCAGGGCAGCAATAGCCTTGCGGCGGCGCCACCCCTGGACCGCACCGAGCTGTTCGAGTACGCCATCCGCAAGGACTTTTTTCAAGGGCGCCTGCGGGTTGTTGCCGGCAAGCAGTCGGCCAGCACTGTGTTCGCCAATATCAATCGGCCCGACGCCACCGACGATCCGCGCTACGAAGTCTCCAGCCTCACCAGTCTGGCCTTCACGCCGGTGTATTCCATGCCGACGCTTCTGGGTCGACTGCCCGGCTACACCAATTCAGCGCTTGGCCTGAGGTTCACCCTTCAGCCGGGATGGTTTGACGACCGCTCGTACTTGAGTGCGGGTGTGTTTGATGGACGGGGAGGGCTTGGCGCTGCCTCTGTGCAGACGGGATTGACGTCACCGTCGCTCAGCGGCCCACTGTTCAACATCATGGAAGTGGGAAGCGGTTGGCTCGTCGGCGATGCCCGTAAACCCGGCTCCTTTGGTGTGGGTGTGTGGTCTCAGGGGGGCGAGTCCTTGCTGTGCGATCACAACAACCCTCAGCAGTGCATCAGCGACCTGGGTGCCTGGGGGATGTACGTGCTGTTGGATCAGCGCCTCTCCAGTTTTCGATCGGATCAAGACAGCAGCGGCGTTAATGCATTCGTCAGCGCTGGTTGGTCGCCATCGATCACCAATCAGATGAATGCGTCGATCACCGGAGGATTCACGTTGCAGGGGCCTCTTGAGGCGCGTCCGAACGACAGCCTTGGCGTGGGTCTTTCATGGGCTCGCCTCAACACCCGCGGCTTTCTCTCCGAGACTTACAACTCCCATGAATTGATGCTGCAGGGATATGCCCAGATCGCTCTGGCGGAGGCCCTCTTCCTTCAGCCCACCATCACGCTGCTGCCCCGTGTTGGCTACAAAGATGCAGGCAATGATTCTTTGAGCGGACTGCTGCAGCTCACCATGTTGTTTTGA
- a CDS encoding DoxX family protein: protein MFNSLAPSKALDFLGRLCLAAVFVNALPGKVSGFAATAALIASKGIAEPLAGVLLVAAIVILIAGSLLLVFGTNTRLGASLLLVFLVPTTLIFHTFPVDASFFMNLALIGALVLAITRSTGAAVPNFRDVRVRDGMKALRR, encoded by the coding sequence ATGTTCAATTCCCTGGCTCCCTCCAAGGCGCTCGACTTCTTGGGCCGGCTGTGTCTGGCAGCGGTGTTCGTGAATGCCCTCCCGGGCAAGGTCAGTGGCTTTGCGGCCACAGCTGCCTTGATCGCCTCGAAGGGGATTGCCGAACCCCTGGCCGGAGTGCTGCTGGTGGCTGCGATCGTGATCCTGATCGCTGGCTCGTTGCTGCTGGTGTTCGGAACGAACACCCGTCTGGGTGCCTCATTGCTGCTGGTGTTTCTCGTCCCCACCACCCTGATTTTTCACACCTTTCCGGTGGATGCCAGCTTCTTCATGAACCTGGCCCTGATCGGCGCTTTGGTTCTGGCGATCACCCGCTCCACCGGCGCAGCCGTTCCTAATTTCCGCGATGTTCGGGTCCGGGATGGCATGAAGGCCCTGCGTCGCTGA
- a CDS encoding alpha/beta fold hydrolase, with the protein MLIHPIGVGLSSRFWDRFIQHWRTLEPERMLLAPDLLGCGHAPCPPQPLTPDDWAKPLISNLKERGAEPVVLISQGASLPIALALQAQAPELVVALVAISPPGWRVLSEPFPQKRAQQLWTLLFSGPLGSLFYRYARRRGFLASFSRNNLFAEPSAVDDEWLETLQAGSRAMESRWAVFSFLAGFWRSNWEPQFTGLTVPVQVVFGQSATGIGRSRSWDDVSERLDTYRRKLPDAAIATLDGRNVLPYESSAACVACVQGWLQATNC; encoded by the coding sequence TTGCTGATCCACCCAATTGGCGTTGGTCTCTCCAGCCGCTTCTGGGACCGGTTCATCCAGCACTGGAGAACCCTGGAGCCAGAACGCATGCTGCTGGCACCCGATCTCCTCGGTTGCGGCCATGCTCCCTGCCCGCCACAGCCACTCACTCCTGACGACTGGGCCAAGCCTTTAATTTCCAACCTGAAGGAACGGGGAGCCGAGCCCGTCGTGCTCATCTCCCAGGGAGCGTCCCTGCCGATTGCCCTGGCCCTGCAGGCGCAAGCGCCTGAACTGGTGGTGGCGCTGGTGGCTATCAGCCCACCGGGCTGGCGCGTGCTATCGGAACCGTTCCCGCAGAAGCGAGCCCAACAGCTGTGGACGCTGCTATTCAGTGGTCCGCTGGGCAGTTTGTTCTATCGCTATGCCCGCCGCCGCGGTTTCCTCGCATCCTTCTCGCGCAACAACCTCTTCGCTGAGCCGAGCGCTGTCGACGACGAATGGTTGGAGACGTTGCAGGCAGGCTCGCGAGCCATGGAGAGCCGTTGGGCCGTGTTCTCCTTTCTGGCAGGCTTCTGGCGAAGCAACTGGGAACCCCAGTTCACAGGCCTCACGGTTCCGGTGCAAGTGGTGTTCGGCCAGTCGGCCACTGGCATCGGCCGCTCCCGCAGCTGGGATGATGTTTCAGAACGCCTGGACACCTACCGCCGCAAGCTTCCAGACGCAGCCATCGCCACGCTCGATGGCCGCAACGTGCTGCCTTACGAATCCAGTGCTGCCTGCGTGGCCTGCGTGCAGGGCTGGCTTCAGGCCACCAACTGCTGA
- a CDS encoding putative quinol monooxygenase — protein sequence MASFDKNTPFMLLARIHVKPNCVEAYLELARATDAAVQASEPGMLHHTFDQDPDDPQAFVWSELYANDAAFAAHVSNPPVQEYLQKHAELGDDFRVEVYGTVGDECRTLMQSFGLPLKIFETQLGYSRV from the coding sequence ATGGCCAGCTTCGACAAGAACACGCCATTCATGCTGCTGGCACGCATTCACGTGAAGCCCAACTGTGTGGAGGCCTATCTCGAGCTGGCGCGAGCCACTGACGCTGCAGTGCAGGCCAGCGAACCGGGAATGCTCCATCACACCTTCGATCAGGATCCCGATGACCCACAGGCCTTTGTGTGGTCAGAGCTGTATGCCAACGACGCCGCCTTTGCCGCGCACGTGTCGAATCCTCCGGTTCAGGAGTACCTGCAGAAGCACGCCGAACTGGGCGACGACTTCAGGGTGGAGGTGTACGGAACGGTGGGAGACGAATGCCGCACCTTGATGCAGTCCTTCGGTCTTCCCCTGAAGATTTTTGAAACCCAACTGGGGTACAGCCGGGTGTAG
- a CDS encoding gamma-glutamyltransferase family protein encodes MIGALLLLLSLSPVSAAPVSRDDPEQADTRKKSISTAAGSAVVVTANPLASKAALGVLASGGHAVDALVAAQAVLAVAEPQSSGLGGGGFLLHWDSRRQALEVFDGRETAPERSRSDDLLQPSGEPLSYRAATRNPDAIGVPGTVALLWEAHQQLGQRPWSSTLEPAIRLAREGFLPSPRLRRSVALAQRLGATHNPAFQQLYLPGGTPLPAGRLFRNQALAHTLETLAQEGGRAFYEGPLAQRIQHGVNALKVQSPNFKGWSATDLASYAVERRAPLCRMLMKHRVCTVPPPSSGGLAVLQTLALLEATGGFNDPSLPQSWRHLALAESWADADRLYWVHDPIDGTVPIQGLLDPSYVQARTQAMQASPERLPQPGLPPGMKQFPFGRSGPGTELGTSQVTIVDGEGNIASYTTTVETVFGSRNLVEGMVMNNQLTDFDWRPVVGGLPVANRRRPGRRPVSSMAPTIVFNDHQPVLALGSPGGKRIPHTISRVLLAALQWAEPPKRSVGLPLLSPQGDSLVIEKEPPLPWPIDPNQLDLPGRKLRSQTLGSGIGLLQRIGDRWHGAADPRREGTALALP; translated from the coding sequence ATGATTGGCGCCCTGCTGCTGTTGCTCTCGCTCAGCCCCGTGAGCGCAGCTCCGGTGAGTCGCGATGATCCCGAGCAGGCGGACACACGCAAAAAAAGCATCTCCACGGCTGCCGGCTCGGCCGTGGTCGTCACCGCCAACCCCCTGGCCAGCAAAGCCGCTCTGGGCGTTCTTGCCAGCGGTGGCCATGCCGTGGATGCCCTGGTTGCAGCGCAGGCGGTGCTGGCCGTTGCAGAACCGCAGAGTTCCGGGCTCGGAGGTGGAGGTTTCCTGCTGCACTGGGATTCCCGTCGTCAGGCGCTGGAGGTGTTCGATGGCCGTGAAACCGCACCGGAACGCAGCCGCAGCGACGACCTGCTTCAGCCGTCAGGAGAACCGCTCTCCTATCGGGCAGCCACCCGCAATCCGGATGCGATCGGCGTGCCTGGCACCGTGGCCCTGCTCTGGGAAGCCCATCAACAGTTGGGGCAACGCCCCTGGTCCAGCACCCTTGAGCCCGCCATCCGTCTGGCCCGGGAAGGCTTCCTTCCCAGCCCGCGGCTGCGCCGCTCCGTAGCCCTGGCCCAGCGCCTCGGCGCAACCCACAACCCGGCCTTCCAACAGCTGTATCTGCCTGGCGGAACACCGTTGCCAGCCGGCCGTCTGTTCCGCAACCAGGCTCTGGCCCACACCCTGGAGACCCTGGCCCAGGAGGGGGGGCGCGCCTTTTACGAAGGCCCGCTGGCCCAACGGATTCAGCACGGGGTGAACGCCCTGAAGGTTCAGTCCCCCAACTTCAAAGGCTGGAGTGCCACGGATCTTGCCTCCTATGCCGTAGAGCGCCGAGCCCCCCTTTGCCGGATGCTGATGAAGCACCGCGTCTGCACGGTGCCCCCGCCGAGCAGCGGCGGGCTGGCGGTGCTGCAGACCCTGGCCCTGCTCGAGGCGACCGGCGGCTTCAACGATCCATCCCTCCCACAAAGCTGGCGCCATCTGGCCCTGGCGGAATCCTGGGCCGATGCCGATCGCCTCTATTGGGTGCACGATCCGATTGATGGAACCGTTCCCATCCAGGGACTGCTGGATCCGAGTTACGTCCAGGCCCGTACCCAGGCCATGCAGGCCTCACCCGAACGCTTGCCGCAGCCTGGTCTGCCCCCAGGGATGAAGCAGTTCCCCTTCGGTCGCTCCGGGCCCGGCACCGAACTGGGCACCTCCCAGGTCACGATCGTGGACGGTGAAGGCAACATCGCCAGCTACACCACAACAGTGGAAACCGTCTTCGGCAGCCGCAATCTGGTGGAGGGCATGGTGATGAACAACCAACTCACCGACTTCGACTGGCGACCCGTCGTCGGGGGCCTCCCCGTGGCCAACCGACGCCGGCCAGGGCGCAGGCCGGTGTCGTCGATGGCGCCAACGATCGTCTTCAACGACCACCAACCGGTCCTGGCCCTGGGCAGCCCGGGGGGAAAGCGGATCCCGCACACCATCAGCCGGGTGCTGCTGGCCGCACTGCAATGGGCGGAACCTCCAAAGCGATCGGTCGGCCTGCCTTTGCTATCTCCCCAGGGAGACAGTCTTGTGATCGAGAAGGAACCGCCGCTCCCCTGGCCCATCGATCCCAATCAACTTGATTTACCGGGCCGCAAGTTGCGCTCCCAGACCCTGGGCAGCGGCATTGGCCTGCTGCAACGCATTGGCGATCGCTGGCATGGAGCCGCCGACCCTCGGCGGGAAGGAACAGCCCTGGCCCTGCCCTGA
- a CDS encoding PhzF family phenazine biosynthesis protein, which translates to MSTRIAIEQLAAFAEAPFQGNPAAVCCLDAWLPDQLMQAIATENNLSETAFLVGAGGRYQLRWFTPSCEVDLCGHATLAAAAVVFRREPQRDILLFQSRSGPLSVHRDGDRITLDFPVQRAQPCLPPAGLHEAIGATPQSCLQGVDLIAVFADEDTIRTLQPDPERVAALPGRGLIATAPGKHVDIVSRFFAPGCGIPEDPVTGSAHCSLTPYWCETLGKTVLNAQQLSARGGSLRCTLQGERVLISGRVIPYLSGTIQV; encoded by the coding sequence ATGAGCACTCGGATTGCGATTGAGCAGCTGGCCGCCTTCGCGGAGGCACCGTTTCAGGGAAATCCCGCCGCCGTGTGTTGCCTGGACGCCTGGCTTCCGGATCAACTGATGCAGGCGATCGCCACGGAAAACAACCTGTCGGAAACGGCGTTCCTTGTTGGCGCTGGGGGACGCTATCAACTGCGCTGGTTTACCCCGAGCTGTGAGGTGGATCTCTGTGGCCACGCCACCCTGGCGGCGGCCGCTGTGGTGTTCCGCCGGGAACCGCAACGGGACATCCTGCTGTTTCAATCGCGCAGTGGTCCCCTCAGCGTGCACCGCGATGGGGATCGAATCACCCTCGACTTTCCAGTGCAGCGGGCTCAACCATGCCTGCCGCCAGCAGGCCTGCACGAGGCCATCGGCGCCACACCCCAGAGCTGCCTGCAGGGGGTGGATCTGATCGCCGTGTTCGCTGATGAAGACACGATTCGAACACTGCAGCCAGATCCGGAGCGCGTGGCCGCCCTCCCGGGGCGAGGCTTGATCGCCACCGCTCCAGGCAAACACGTTGACATCGTGAGCCGTTTCTTCGCTCCGGGGTGCGGCATTCCTGAAGACCCCGTGACCGGGTCCGCCCACTGCAGCCTCACCCCCTACTGGTGCGAAACACTCGGCAAGACCGTGCTCAACGCCCAACAGCTCTCCGCCCGAGGTGGCTCGCTGCGCTGCACGCTTCAGGGAGAGCGGGTGCTGATCAGTGGGCGGGTGATTCCTTACCTGAGCGGCACCATCCAGGTGTGA
- a CDS encoding J domain-containing protein, with translation MGFDPRHWSPQRETTSWESSASRQRVTSNVEALLRENDALRREVERLQQELERARRSQWQQPTAQAPARIRAAQVQAWGVALASQPGWSQLRQGALELLIDQLNRNSFPSRLSLQQRLDRLVSGLGTDLLAAVGPRTTKKTAAVLAAFALYGVRASEWLDEDPARVVSELHQRQTQASRRQTRRTRSDRRTRSDRRTTDREPAAASGNGEEEALAVLGLRLGATQEQIKQAFRRLVKRHHPDVGGSASAFRRVNEAYQQLVA, from the coding sequence ATGGGGTTCGATCCGCGCCACTGGTCGCCCCAACGTGAGACGACATCCTGGGAGAGCTCAGCGTCTCGTCAGCGGGTGACGAGCAATGTGGAGGCACTTCTCCGCGAGAACGATGCCCTTCGAAGGGAAGTTGAGCGTTTGCAGCAGGAGCTCGAGCGCGCGCGTCGTTCCCAGTGGCAGCAGCCCACAGCCCAGGCTCCTGCACGGATTCGTGCAGCGCAGGTCCAGGCGTGGGGTGTGGCCTTGGCCAGTCAGCCGGGATGGAGCCAGCTCCGCCAAGGTGCTCTTGAACTGCTGATCGACCAGCTCAACCGCAACAGCTTCCCGTCTCGCTTGAGCCTGCAGCAGCGGCTGGATCGTCTGGTGAGCGGCTTGGGGACCGATCTGCTCGCTGCAGTCGGACCTAGAACAACCAAGAAAACAGCTGCGGTACTGGCCGCTTTCGCGCTCTATGGCGTGCGCGCCAGCGAATGGCTTGATGAGGATCCGGCGCGGGTTGTGAGCGAGCTTCATCAGCGCCAGACCCAGGCCAGTCGTCGCCAGACCCGGCGCACCCGCAGTGACCGGCGCACCCGCAGTGATCGGCGCACAACAGATCGCGAGCCTGCAGCCGCTTCAGGGAACGGGGAGGAAGAGGCGCTGGCGGTGCTGGGCTTGAGGCTGGGAGCAACCCAGGAGCAGATCAAGCAGGCCTTCCGCCGCCTGGTGAAGCGTCATCATCCGGATGTGGGTGGATCGGCAAGTGCTTTCCGCCGTGTGAACGAGGCCTATCAGCAGTTGGTGGCCTGA
- a CDS encoding FAD-binding oxidoreductase, whose protein sequence is MELHQGETAYETALAVLFNGDAAAAHPASIAQPRDEQEVAAFVRQACAQKRPLRVRSGGHSRFCSGDGALMLDLAAHLRNVTVSGDLVTVQGGSGVGAVLQALAPHNQMVPVGTHATPGFGLLTMGGIGHLSRSFGLTLDCVVAMRGVRANGELFEIRAEEADGSEVWRLLRGAAPFLAVITEATLRAYPRRPLHVIRQLNALPSLVDALNCAESLPRQIACSFVLGVPPDQEQAQLMRYVVLQEGDESLLPAFLNEGQECWHDHVAGQEWLPDFNLPDRNGVLPPEPPVEPDRFRRLRSWIYTVSVPSGLSHELAPRLEDAMRKAPNRLCRIDLQHIGGAVADRPMASSLYRGRHAQWSIVISGFWSAGDALNQQAACRWADAVFDALESLACHVYLVERHPGTIRYQRELELAYGSDLPRLRQMKKQWDPDGLLPSLDPPS, encoded by the coding sequence ATGGAGCTTCACCAAGGCGAAACGGCCTATGAGACCGCGCTGGCGGTACTGTTCAACGGCGATGCCGCTGCAGCCCATCCGGCCTCCATCGCCCAGCCTCGCGATGAGCAGGAGGTTGCGGCCTTCGTTCGACAAGCCTGCGCACAGAAGCGACCTCTGCGGGTGCGCAGCGGCGGCCACAGTCGCTTCTGCAGTGGTGACGGTGCCCTGATGCTGGATCTGGCGGCTCATCTGAGGAACGTCACGGTCAGTGGAGATTTGGTGACGGTGCAGGGGGGCTCCGGTGTTGGGGCCGTTCTCCAGGCTTTAGCTCCCCACAATCAGATGGTGCCCGTGGGGACGCATGCAACGCCGGGCTTCGGGTTGTTGACCATGGGTGGCATCGGTCACCTCAGCCGCAGTTTCGGCCTCACCCTCGATTGTGTGGTGGCGATGCGTGGAGTGCGTGCCAATGGAGAGCTGTTCGAAATTCGAGCCGAAGAGGCTGATGGATCGGAGGTTTGGCGACTGTTGCGCGGCGCGGCGCCTTTTCTGGCGGTGATCACGGAGGCGACCTTGCGCGCCTATCCCCGTCGCCCCCTGCATGTGATCCGACAGCTCAACGCCCTCCCATCCCTTGTGGATGCCCTTAACTGCGCCGAGAGCTTGCCGCGGCAGATTGCCTGCTCGTTCGTGCTTGGTGTCCCCCCCGACCAGGAGCAAGCGCAGCTGATGCGTTACGTGGTGCTCCAGGAGGGCGATGAGTCGTTGCTGCCGGCCTTTCTGAATGAGGGCCAGGAGTGCTGGCATGACCATGTGGCGGGCCAGGAGTGGCTGCCCGATTTCAATCTCCCTGATCGAAACGGTGTGCTGCCGCCTGAACCACCGGTGGAGCCTGATCGCTTTCGCCGCCTGCGCTCCTGGATCTACACCGTGAGTGTGCCGTCAGGCCTGAGTCACGAGCTGGCACCTCGCCTTGAGGATGCGATGCGGAAGGCGCCGAATCGGCTCTGCCGCATTGATCTCCAGCACATCGGAGGAGCCGTCGCCGACCGGCCGATGGCCAGCAGCCTATACCGGGGCCGTCATGCGCAGTGGTCGATTGTGATCTCCGGCTTCTGGTCGGCGGGCGATGCTCTGAATCAGCAGGCCGCCTGCCGTTGGGCGGATGCGGTGTTCGATGCATTGGAGTCGTTGGCTTGCCACGTCTACCTGGTGGAGCGGCATCCGGGCACGATCCGCTACCAGCGGGAGTTGGAGCTCGCCTACGGCTCTGATCTACCCCGGCTGCGGCAGATGAAGAAACAGTGGGATCCCGACGGGCTGCTGCCATCTCTCGATCCCCCTTCTTAA
- a CDS encoding FAD-dependent oxidoreductase translates to MTDAGPSTPNPSHVVVIGAGWAGWGATKALCEAGVRVTLLDGMADPTGSTPLTTTRGKPFEAGTRGFWKDYPNINALTAELGLSNVFTEFTTSAFWSPDGLEATAPVFGDALRWPSPIGQVLATTTNFKRLPVADRLSIAGLLYAMLDLNRSDAVFERYDNLDALTLFRSLGISERMINDFLRPTLLVGLFKPPEDLSAAVTMELLYYYSFAHQDSFDVRWIRSSTIAEQLIAPLAQQLIDRHGLQVLGGTLATGLNLHPDTKAVASVQTRAVATGENAMIDGVDAVVLTVGAKGMGALMAQSPACAAAAPELVDAGSLGAIDVVSVRLWLDAYVEVADPANVFSRFEALQGAGGTFFMLDQLQQQTEAALWGGEPPRGSVIASDFYNATAIAALSDEAIVALLMRELLPVANPAFHTANVLEAEVRRYPGSVAWFSPGSFRKRPPLETAIPSLVCAGDWVRMGAREFGAKGLCQERAYVCGLEAANSLLRRGVVRSADPGGRAQHRVIAIRPDEPQVLLGRSLNAQVMNTADALGLRWPWLA, encoded by the coding sequence ATGACAGATGCAGGCCCATCGACTCCCAACCCGTCGCATGTGGTGGTGATCGGCGCGGGGTGGGCCGGCTGGGGTGCCACCAAGGCTCTCTGTGAAGCCGGGGTGCGGGTGACGCTGCTGGATGGGATGGCGGATCCCACGGGCAGCACACCCCTCACCACCACCAGAGGCAAACCTTTTGAAGCCGGCACTCGCGGGTTCTGGAAGGACTACCCCAACATCAATGCCCTCACCGCTGAGCTGGGGCTCAGCAATGTGTTCACGGAGTTCACCACCAGCGCCTTCTGGTCACCCGATGGACTGGAGGCCACAGCTCCGGTGTTCGGCGATGCGCTGCGTTGGCCCAGTCCCATCGGGCAGGTGCTGGCCACCACGACCAATTTCAAACGCCTTCCCGTGGCTGATCGCCTCAGCATTGCCGGGCTCCTCTACGCGATGCTCGATCTCAACCGCAGCGACGCGGTGTTCGAGCGCTACGACAACCTCGATGCGCTGACGCTGTTCCGAAGCCTCGGAATCAGTGAGCGGATGATCAACGATTTCCTCCGTCCCACGCTTCTGGTGGGCTTGTTCAAGCCGCCGGAGGACTTGTCGGCGGCGGTGACGATGGAGCTTCTTTACTACTACTCCTTTGCCCATCAGGATTCCTTCGATGTGCGCTGGATCCGCTCCAGCACCATTGCCGAACAGCTGATTGCCCCCTTGGCGCAGCAGCTGATCGATCGCCATGGTCTGCAGGTGCTCGGCGGCACGCTGGCCACAGGTTTGAACCTCCATCCAGATACCAAGGCCGTTGCGTCGGTGCAAACCCGTGCTGTGGCGACGGGTGAAAACGCCATGATCGACGGAGTGGATGCGGTGGTGCTCACGGTGGGTGCCAAGGGGATGGGCGCACTGATGGCACAGTCGCCAGCCTGTGCCGCTGCAGCCCCTGAACTGGTGGATGCCGGCAGTCTCGGGGCCATTGACGTGGTGTCGGTGCGGTTGTGGCTGGACGCCTACGTGGAGGTTGCGGATCCCGCCAATGTGTTCTCCCGATTCGAGGCCTTGCAGGGGGCTGGTGGCACCTTCTTCATGCTCGATCAGCTGCAGCAGCAGACGGAAGCTGCGCTGTGGGGGGGAGAGCCACCGCGGGGATCAGTGATCGCCAGTGACTTCTACAACGCCACAGCGATTGCGGCTCTGAGCGATGAAGCGATCGTGGCGTTGTTGATGCGTGAGCTCCTGCCGGTGGCCAATCCCGCCTTTCACACCGCCAATGTGCTGGAGGCTGAGGTGCGCCGCTACCCGGGGTCGGTGGCTTGGTTCTCTCCAGGGAGCTTCCGGAAGCGGCCGCCGTTGGAGACGGCGATTCCTTCACTGGTCTGCGCCGGCGACTGGGTACGAATGGGGGCGCGGGAATTTGGTGCCAAAGGGCTTTGCCAGGAGCGGGCCTATGTGTGTGGGCTGGAAGCTGCCAATTCCTTGCTGCGACGGGGGGTGGTGCGAAGCGCCGATCCTGGCGGCAGGGCTCAGCACCGGGTGATTGCGATCCGGCCCGATGAACCCCAGGTGCTGCTGGGGCGCTCACTCAATGCCCAGGTGATGAACACGGCGGACGCCTTGGGCTTGCGTTGGCCCTGGTTGGCATAA
- a CDS encoding SDR family oxidoreductase, translating to MASVLVTGSNRGIGLEYCRQLRERGFDVIAVCREPSPELQALDVRVEAGLDQSDPGMPADLTRRLDGLSLHWVILNAGMLESIGFDQLDEASIRRQFEVNALAPLRLVRALVGQMPSGGKLALMSSRMASIDDNTSGGSYGYRMSKAALNSAGKSLAHDLRSRGIAVAILHPGLVSTRMIGFNPRSISPEQAVSGLLARIDALNLDTSGTFWHANGEVLPW from the coding sequence ATGGCGTCGGTTCTCGTCACAGGATCCAATCGCGGCATTGGCCTGGAGTACTGCCGTCAGTTGCGGGAGCGTGGCTTCGATGTGATTGCCGTGTGCCGGGAGCCTTCGCCGGAGCTGCAGGCTCTTGATGTGCGCGTTGAGGCCGGTTTGGATCAGTCGGACCCAGGGATGCCCGCGGACTTAACCCGCCGTCTCGATGGCCTGTCTCTGCACTGGGTGATTCTCAATGCCGGCATGCTGGAGTCGATCGGGTTCGACCAGCTGGACGAGGCCTCCATCCGCCGTCAGTTCGAGGTGAATGCTCTCGCCCCGCTGCGGCTCGTGAGGGCGCTGGTGGGACAGATGCCCAGTGGCGGCAAGCTGGCGTTGATGAGCAGCCGCATGGCCTCCATCGACGACAACACCTCCGGTGGCTCCTACGGCTACCGCATGTCGAAAGCGGCGCTTAACAGCGCTGGCAAGTCGTTGGCGCATGACCTGCGATCGCGGGGCATCGCCGTGGCCATCCTGCATCCAGGGCTGGTGAGCACCCGCATGATCGGTTTCAATCCCAGGAGCATCAGCCCTGAGCAAGCCGTGAGCGGTTTGCTGGCGCGCATTGATGCGCTCAATCTCGACACCAGCGGCACGTTCTGGCACGCCAATGGTGAGGTGCTTCCTTGGTGA